The sequence AAATCTTCGAACAATTACAGTAACGGGCTTGGGTCTGCGATTTCGAACGATAGTTCTCTTGGTACCCTTCGTTTTCCGACTGAGGCCGAGCGAGGGACTCCTCATCAATTGTACTATTCCGAGGATGACAACCCTTTACCCTCCGGATCTGTTCCTCAGACATGCACTTCGCTAGACTTCAACGACGCTCTGCAGGACCATGACAGTCTTGACTCGGCTCAGGCTGACACGGTGGGTCCGATGCGCGTTGCCAAGAACCATAGCCGCCGCCAACCACCCAATCACATTCCCCGTCCCCGTAATGCGTTCATCTTGTATCGCTCGTGGTATGTGAAGGAAGGGTTCTTGTCCGGGGTTGAGGTACGTGATCTCATATTATCAATCGCATTGTGCTCATGGATCTCTTCTGCAGAATGACCACCGCGAGATTAGGTGTGTTCCCTACCCCATTCCTAGTTACGCATATACTAATTTGTTGATAGTCGGATCGTTGGCAAGATCTGGAAGCAGTTGTCCACAGAAGAGCAAGAATCATGGAAGCGCAGGGCCGAAAACGAAAAGGCCGAGCACGCACGAATGTATCCTAACTACAAGTACTCGCCCAACTCTCGTCGAGATGCCGCTGCCGCTGCTTCGTCCTCAGCTGGTAGAAACTCCCTTGTCCGCTCGTCCAACCGTTCCCGCAAAGCTAAGGTGTCTGAAACGCCGCCTAAGGAGCGTTCAGACGCGATTGCGGATGCGTTTGTCACTGGGTCACGTAAGCTTAGCTTGACTCTTGACGTCCGCAAGATGGACGATCGAATCGAGGCAGAGGAATCCGAAATTCAATCGACCTATCTAACACATCCTACCTCAGCTTCTGGTCAACCATCCGCTGAGCCCGAGCGCCCAGATTTATCCGTGTATTCTCGTGCACCTTCGGTCGACTTGGTTTCGAATTCTGTCTCTAATGATAGAATCGATAGATCAAACGTACATGGAACACTACTGGATGTTAACTATGAGCCGACCAGTGACTTCTCTCTTGCCGCCTACTCGATTCTCCCCAACGAGTTGAGCCCGGAGTCGGTTCAGCTACTTTCCCCAGAGGAGTACTACACGAGTGAGACATTCTTGAAGACAGCACTCAGACAAGACTACGATGCCAGCGCAACGCTTGGCACAGGTGTGGTAAGTCGCGCACCGTTCCTCTATTCGCCGTAGCGCCACGCTAACTTATTGAATCCAGACATGTGGTCATGAGACTAATCTTAGTCTGACGGAGTTCCCGACTGATTCGAATTTGTACTCGCCAACTTCGTACACTAGCGCTACGCCTAGTTACTATGCTGTTGCTCCCGAGCCTGGACTCTCGCCATTTGGCCGTGTCCTTCATGAGGGAACCTGGGATGGTCACCCAGAGGCAATTCCTTACGATACACCGATATGGAACACCTTACTTTCGTCATGCTCTGCGGCGACTAACACAAACAGTAGCTTGCCCTCAGACTTGTTCTCAAACTTCTCGTGGGGTCATAATCAGGACTGCTCCACCACCGAAGAAGAATACTCCGCGTCTAGCGTCTCTAGAGGAGAGATGCAATCCGATGAATATAAACTCTTTTCTGAGTGGTGTACCCCCGACTCTCCTATTGCCACCGATGGCCCGGGAGACAACGTGCTCACCCACACGAGTCTTTCGAGTGGAGCGCCGCTGTCACTGATCTACCCTTCTCCGACATACCCCCCAAAGCCCTCGGCTCTGCTTTACCATTCCTGGGATACCGGTTGCGAAGATATGGACGCGTATAGGTGTGCCTTGGGAGACATCAGCGCCGAGCTTGACGACCACAGATTTTTTTGAGGTAGAGGTGATCGCCAACCCAAAGGGAGCGAGCTTGATGAAATTAACGGCACGATCATTCATGAACGGAAAATCATTTGCAATGAATATCATTCTCCATGTCTATCATACCCTTTCGATTTTCGTTCTCTCAATGTGTTTTACTATGTTAGTCCTCCGTATATGTTCCTTGCTTTGACCATGTCTCCGTGCCGCATGTATTTGAAGCTGTGTTTTTGACACTTACAAATAGGACACAACGATTATGTACGCTGAACCACTCATTAACCCTGAGATCCCTAACGGGCCCACATACACCACCGGACGGCACCACCCGCTCCATCCTCCTGACTCCCACTACCATGTCCCTCCCAACTACGAACGAGACCCCCGCGTCCTCCACCATGAAGTATGAGACGCTCGAGGAAGGAGCTTTAGTTCCATCCGATCCAACGACCGCGTTGATAGGAGTGCTGGAGCCCCTTCAAAATGAAGCGGACGGTTCGATATCCCGTCGACCGCGCAACCCGTTTATTCTCTTTCGAACATGGTATATCAAGCAAGGCCACCTGAAGCAGGTTACTGTAAGTTGATATAAATACGTTTCAGCACACCATGCTCACAAAGTTCGCCAGTCATCTGGTAGTGAACTAAGGTAATTCTTTTCTCTGAAAAGATACATACGGCATCTCATTTTTCTTAGTAAAATCACTGGGAAGCTATGGAAAGCAATGCACGAAGAGGACAGGAAGTTCTGGGCTGAACAAGCCAGGTTGGAACGGGAGGCATCCCAGGGGCGGACGTACGCACCACCCGCAGCCTCAAGACCTCGAGGTGCTCGGAATGCGCGCAAAAGGGCAATGGCCGCTAGTTTACGATACGATCCCCTGGCGATACGTGTACCTGACCCTACGGACCAACGTATGGACAACATAGTTCAACTGATTATGGCAGGCAAGACAGGTGACGAGATTGGCGGCGAACTACGAAAACAAGAGCTTCAGGCTGAAAAAGcttcatcttcatccccTGCGATGGAACTGCCATCTGTGAGCACCTACTGTTATTTCGTTGTGTTTTCTCTATTATAACCGTCTCTGTGCTCTTAGTTACCCTTGGTTGCCCCCGTACCTCGCTCTGCCCGCTCAAGTGTCTCTTTTGACACCTTGGAGTTCCAATCGCAACTTGCTCTTTCACAACTCGACCAAAACTCCCCTACTTCTTCACTGAGTCCAAATACGTCCTTGCAAGACCTGCCCATGACTCCAGATCTTAGCGTGGTGCCGTCTGGCTACAGCACCCCCCAAGGCTTGGCTTCACGACGGGGCTCGGCAGCCCTTGTCTCACAGGCCGAAAGATCTGGGACTCTCGACATCGCTACTGACTATACATTCGGCATGGCGTCGCTCCACAATCGGGCTGGTTCCATTGACACGGAGGCCTGGTCTCTGGCTGCAACGCCGGATGCTGGGATGACTAGCTTCCAGTCTCAGCCGGCGCCAATAGGTCACAAGGAATACGAGCCTCCGCATCTAGTCTACCCTCAGGGTTGGAATTATTACAGCACCCCCGTTCCCGTCCATGGTTTGAATTACCCGCCAGGGAACTATGAAGTGCCGGGTCATCCGAATTACGCTTCTTACGGTCTGGCTTCAACGGCAACCTGGTATGGCCCAGAATTTGTTTCACCATTCGACGTGCCTGGGCATGCTCCCTTGGTCCACGCAGGAGATCTATGCTGGCCTCCTGAGTGGGTCAACGATTGTTACTAGTTTATTTCTTTATACTGGGTCTTATCTACTTCGCTATCGTCGCTATCGTAGGTTTTGCAACTTGTCTATATGTTCTCAAGTTCATATTTAGTCTGTATATCGCTTTGTTCTGAGTTTTGCTTCTTTTTCGTTCATCTTCGAACAGATTACTCTCATATGCTATGCCTTGTCTATTTTCTACTTACATACGCTATCGATCAAGTATTTATAGTCGCTGCACTATGTCAATGGAATGAATCCTCCACGGTACACCAGTTTACATAGTTTTAATAGAAAGTGTATGACCCCAAAATACGAAGCGGCTTTACGATCAAGTCCCCCGGGATTGCGTCTGCCCATATAGACTGTCCCAGGAATCTGGATAGTAAATGCATTGTGGAGACGACACCAAAAAAAAACTAGGGACACTTCGGGTTGTTGCCATTGACGTATTATAACGCATATAGGATGATCGTCGCCCGTTAATGCGATATTCAACTCAAGACCTATGATTAAAAACAGGCAATGGATAAAGGGGAAGGTCTGAGCCGGGTGCTCGCGTGTGGCAAGTCCGCCGTCTGGACGTTCACCGCAATTTACAATCGGGTGTATCCGTCTTCCGGGCGGTGATTCCGGATTGAAAATGCTTCTAGTTCGTTAGCGTGGTCTAGCTGGAATCAGGGATCGACGCTCGCCTAAAAGTCACATTCACGACACAAGTTGAACAAGATAAAGTTAACTGTTCGCGCCTATGATCGATTGCCCCACTTGGGTTTCGGAGATTTGGTCCCCGAGCTGACGGACATGTCATTTTAATGGGTGCGTACGCGTACGGCATATGCGACGCGGTCACGCACatatacattatatccaaacTAGGATGTGGCGCTCATGTCAATTATAGACGCGAACGATATGAATTGCAATTCGCGGGAAGTTAGACGACCGAGTGGCGATCATGTGGAAAGTTGGTTGCTAATACTTTCTAGGAACGGGCAATAATCGGCCAGTATCACCATTTCGCTTTGCCAATCACACTAACCTTTTTACAGGTTTTAGATCGAGGGTGGCCAGCTCGAAATTCGTACCTGAGGACAAAGTGCATGGGCTGGAGTAGGAAAAGTGTGCTCGGTGGGAGGTCGGTTCTTATTCGCTCCAGGAGTCGTGGCAGATTAACTTTAGTCGGATTGTGTAAGTGGGAACAACTTAATTCTCGTGGGCAATTTCTTCGGCCTTCTCTAGCGCCACCCTGAACTTGTTCAATAAATCATCCCTTCCCTCCAGCCCCACACTGACTCTGACCAGCCCGGTCTCAACACCATAGCCCTCAGCCCAATCTAATTCTGCGTAATGCGCCAATATTGTGTACGGGCAAGCGAGCGTAAAGTTTGTGCCCAAACTGGGTCCCTTAGCACAGTCCAGATTATCGAAAAATGCCCGTGAAGCAGCAATGGTCGTGAAGGTTACAGAGAACAGGCCGCCAAACCCGCTTGGATAAGGGTTATCGCTGGAAGTGCGTCTGCATGTACCGTAGTTTGCGCGCGTTTCCCACTTGGGGTAATAGACTTCTTTGATGACCGTGCCTGGCGCGGGGGATGATACAGAGAATGAGCGGTTGCGAAGAAACTCGCACAGAGCCTCCGTATTTTCGTTGATCGTGTGCACTCGTGGAATAAAGTCGCGGGAATTACGTTCCATGAAAAGCGCATCTTCACCCCAGTACGTATCTTCGTATGTATGTTGTAATTGAGATTTCAAAGCCTCGTAGTGCTTTCCTTTGGGATTCAGGACCAAGCTACGTACGGTAAATCGGTGGGTCTATAGCATAACTTGAAGTGGCACTGACCTTCCACCCATCACGTTCACTTCTCCGCTGAATACTTTGGACAGGCTGCTTACAACGATGTCCGCGTAGGGAAGCACCTCGACGTTGACAAAACTGCCAACTGTCTCATCAACGACGATCAGGAAGTCATGCTTGTTCGCTAGCTCTCGCAACCTTGGTAAATTGGCAGATCGAAGCAACGGATTAGAGGGGAACTCGGTGTACAGTGCCAAGATAGATTCTCCTTGGAGAATTGAGCTCAGTTCATCGATGTCGGTGTCCTGTCCCCGCCCGAAAAAATGGCAACCTGGACCCCATTTCTGAAGGATCTTGAGGGTGTCGGTGTAGGGAAAACTGAACTGGGGTGAGACTGTGGTATGATAGATAAATTGAGATTTGCCTTACCCGAAACACACACTCTTCTGTTGCGGGCGGGAGGCCAGGGCAAGTTGGTGCGAAGTCCAGATTGCCGCCATACCAGTCGGAAATAGGAATACATCGTTCTCAGTCACATCTATCCCTCGTTGACTCACACCGAGCTCGGGTATCTGATCAGACAAGGGTGCTGACGGCGAATCGTTGACAAGCACTCCCGCAATCCGACGGCGAAGCGCAGTCTTTGCCAATGCGGCATTCGCCTTGGGTAAATTGCGCCCATAGCGTTCTTCGATATAGGCGTCGTGCTCGGAACCGACATTTTCGGCGACAAGTGGCTGAACGTGCTGCGGAGGTGGCGGCGATGTTTGCCCGAGCCGCACCTTGGTACCGTAATGCTTATTTCGCTGGAAGCTTTGGGACTTGGGCGCCGGGGATGGGGCAGTGGGGGCGGCTCCAAGAGCGGGTCGTTCACCGTTTCGAGCAAGTAGATCAAGGGCGGCCGACGCCAGGCGACTGGATATACCGAGACCAGTGTGCTGCCAAAACTGTTTACCCAACGAGAACGCGTCTTCTTGAAACAGCACAACATGTAGTTCCACACAATCCACATTAGACTTATCAGGGGTGCCGCCGGATGTGATTTGACTTGTGCCTTCTCCGGGACAAATAAAGTATTGGACTAGACGGACCGGGACGGGGGATGAAGGGTTGGGCGAACGATTGATGATAAATTGCCGACATGCGTTTGCGATGTACGCAGCTGGGAACAGGAAACATCTTTCTCCGGTGTTCCCAAATTTCTTCTCACACACACCGGCTAGCTTGACAAATAGGTAGGATCAAAATACTTCAAACAGCAGATTGAGCTTACTGTTTGGATGTCTCGATGTATGAAAAAGCGTGGATAACCATTAACCATTGCATCCACCACCCGTTTGTCTCCTTCCTCGTACCCAATGTTATCATCCCATGTTGGCAGTGAGACAGATATCGCATGGGGAAGGTTAGGAATGGAAGCCCCTAGTACATCAGATCTCGTTGGCATTGGTATGTTTCGCCGGTTTAGGAGTTGGGCTTGGGGTAATAATAAGGGGGTAAGGCGTATGCGTTTTACAGTCCGCGGCAGCTAAGGCGAGGTCGTGGTAAAGTGCATAAGATACTGGATAACTTTGACTCAATCACAACGGCTTGGTTCGATCGGAGTCTCGGTGGAGTAGAGCCGAAAGCACGCAAGAGAAGAAATTGAAATGTTGAGTTTCGCAAGAACCCATGCCTATACTGAGCGATAGCCGTGTGGTCGACGACTCTGACCTGTGGAAGCAAAACCATCCAAATGAAGGGATCAGCGGAGGTAGTTATAGAGATATGACTGCATGGGTGATAAATCGCGAACGAGGCAGTGGGGTGCCTATATGCTGGGTAATGGGTTTGGGATTCCATTTTAAGCAAACGATAATGGCTAACGCAATAGAACACTCCATCCGGCACACTGACTCAGATAATGTGGATATTTACACACGGCCACAGCTAAGCGGCCGCATTATTACTCAGTCGTAGCGCATTTACCAAAACAAGTGTCACTATGCGATATGCTTAGGTAACGGAGCCGGATGCAGATGTAAGCACCGACACGAGCGCCATCGCTTCCTCACGACCACCACACTGCCATCGGGCTTGCTAGAAGTTGCTAGAGTGAGTGGGATATAAAAGAGAGATAGGAGAGAGATAGCTTACCAGTTTTCCTGCTGGTTGCCACATCGACCACCTCCCCCACATTTCGCCCTCTGCCACCGATCAGCCAGACCTCTTTTTCTCCTCACACGATCTTCTCTGACAATGGCTCTTAAGCGCATTAACAAGGTCTGTGCATTTACGCGTACCCATTCTACTTGTTGCTGATAAGCCACATAACCACAGGAATTGATTGATCTTGGCCGTGACCCCCCCTCCTCATGCAGCGCTGGTCCATCCGGTGACAACATGTTCAACTGGACAGCAACAATCATGGGTCCTGTACGCGTTTTTCCCCTGATTTTTCAAGTCGCATTGTATCTGACCTTTTGTTTAGGGGGACTCCCCATATGCCGGAGGTGTATTCTTTTTGACAATTCAATTCCCTACCGACTATCCTTTCAAGCCACCCAAAGTCAGCTTCACCACGAAGATTTACCACCCAAATATCAATGCAAATGGCAGCATTTGCCTTGATATTTTGAGGGATCAATGGTCACCAGCTCTGACCATCTCAAAGGGTATGAAAACAATCCCATTCAGATAGGCGCCTGTCGGTATATTAATCTCGGCCTATGCAGTGCTGCTGTCCATCTGCTCGATGTTGACCGACCCGAATCCGGATGACCCGTTGGTTCCTGACATCGCTCATGTGAGTCCAAAAGAAAATCAGCCCTGATACATCTAACATTTCCCTTTAGTTGTACAAGACGAATCGGGCGCAGTATGAAGCAACTGCCAGGGAGTGGACTCGCAAGTAAGTGAATTTTAATTGCCAGCACTGAGAGGTGGTATTAATACATGCTCATAGGCATGCGATGTAACGTGCTGTTATACTGTCCTTTCACACATCTGGGTGTCCTGTATCATCATGTCATTAACTAGTTTACGAATCATCAATGTCTCGCTCTTTGAACCATAATGACTGAGACCATGAATTCTATTTGCACGATTTGGGCGGAATTCCATACATCGAATTCCAAATTGGACCAATTGGGCCTTTGTACACCGGATATTGGACAAGGTCTTGACGTTCACTGTCCCAGTATTCATTTATTAAGTCATGTGAAGCTTTGTTTGTCATGCCGATGATCGGGTATAAAAACGTCGGGGAGGATGCAACGTGTTTTCCTCCCCCGGTAACGGACACTCCGAATTTGGTGATACTACTAGAATAATATGACTGCAGTACCCCAGCGGCTCGTACGTACAGATACAAGACTTGATCTTGCGATAGATATAAAGTATGGACCTTTATCTATTACATTACGAGCCAACGGCCCGGCTCTGTTTCCGTTTGTTGATGATATTGAACGTAGAAGACCACTAAAGCGGACCGAATCGTTCGGAAAAGGGGGTAATGCACTTATTCCAGCGATATCTATGCACGAATCTCTCTTGGCACCAAAAGTACCCTCAAGATTTTGCAGGGACAGAATTGGGCCCGCCAATATCCCCGTGTTTAGTCCTGCACACGAGGTCACTGACAACGTGGGTCCAGATTTTGGTAAGTGGCACTTGATGTAGGCGAGGGCTACCCGCGCTGCTCCACCCGAGTTGCTGAGTCTACATCCCTCCTGCCTGTTCTGTTCCTGACCAAATCTTTCTGAATATTTCCTCTTATTTTTGATATCAACA comes from Rhizoctonia solani chromosome 4, complete sequence and encodes:
- a CDS encoding HMG (high mobility group) box protein — encoded protein: MPKSSPSSRALMYHGSFHDTLHSQPAPQKSSNNYSNGLGSAISNDSSLGTLRFPTEAERGTPHQLYYSEDDNPLPSGSVPQTCTSLDFNDALQDHDSLDSAQADTVGPMRVAKNHSRRQPPNHIPRPRNAFILYRSWYVKEGFLSGVENDHREISRIVGKIWKQLSTEEQESWKRRAENEKAEHARMYPNYKYSPNSRRDAAAAASSSAGRNSLVRSSNRSRKAKVSETPPKERSDAIADAFVTGSRKLSLTLDVRKMDDRIEAEESEIQSTYLTHPTSASGQPSAEPERPDLSVYSRAPSVDLVSNSVSNDRIDRSNVHGTLLDVNYEPTSDFSLAAYSILPNELSPESVQLLSPEEYYTSETFLKTALRQDYDASATLGTGVTCGHETNLSLTEFPTDSNLYSPTSYTSATPSYYAVAPEPGLSPFGRVLHEGTWDGHPEAIPYDTPIWNTLLSSCSAATNTNSSLPSDLFSNFSWGHNQDCSTTEEEYSASSVSRGEMQSDEYKLFSEWCTPDSPIATDGPGDNVLTHTSLSSGAPLSLIYPSPTYPPKPSALLYHSWDTGCEDMDAYRTQRLCTLNHSLTLRSLTGPHTPPDGTTRSILLTPTTMSLPTTNETPASSTMKYETLEEGALVPSDPTTALIGVLEPLQNEADGSISRRPRNPFILFRTWYIKQGHLKQVTSSGSELSKITGKLWKAMHEEDRKFWAEQARLEREASQGRTYAPPAASRPRGARNARKRAMAASLRYDPLAIRVPDPTDQRMDNIVQLIMAGKTGDEIGGELRKQELQAEKASSSSPAMELPSLPLVAPVPRSARSSVSFDTLEFQSQLALSQLDQNSPTSSLSPNTSLQDLPMTPDLSVVPSGYSTPQGLASRRGSAALVSQAERSGTLDIATDYTFGMASLHNRAGSIDTEAWSLAATPDAGMTSFQSQPAPIGHKEYEPPHLVYPQGWNYYSTPVPVHGLNYPPGNYEVPGHPNYASYGLASTATWYGPEFVSPFDVPGHAPLVHAGDLCWPPEWVNDCY
- a CDS encoding Cys/Met metabolism PLP-dependent enzyme, coding for MPTRSDVLGASIPNLPHAISVSLPTWDDNIGYEEGDKRVVDAMVNGYPRFFIHRDIQTLAGVCEKKFGNTGERCFLFPAAYIANACRQFIINRSPNPSSPVPVRLVQYFICPGEGTSQITSGGTPDKSNVDCVELHVVLFQEDAFSLGKQFWQHTGLGISSRLASAALDLLARNGERPALGAAPTAPSPAPKSQSFQRNKHYGTKVRLGQTSPPPPQHVQPLVAENVGSEHDAYIEERYGRNLPKANAALAKTALRRRIAGVLVNDSPSAPLSDQIPELGVSQRGIDVTENDVFLFPTGMAAIWTSHQLALASRPQQKSVCFGFPYTDTLKILQKWGPGCHFFGRGQDTDIDELSSILQGESILALYTEFPSNPLLRSANLPRLRELANKHDFLIVVDETVGSFVNVEVLPYADIVVSSLSKVFSGEVNVMGGSLVLNPKGKHYEALKSQLQHTYEDTYWGEDALFMERNSRDFIPRVHTINENTEALCEFLRNRSFSVSSPAPGTVIKEVYYPKWETRANYGTCRRTSSDNPYPSGFGGLFSVTFTTIAASRAFFDNLDCAKGPSLGTNFTLACPYTILAHYAELDWAEGYGVETGLVRVSVGLEGRDDLLNKFRVALEKAEEIAHEN